The genomic stretch AATAAGCTATCTTTCCATCTTTGTTCATGGCTATAGCAGTAGCATTACCTTCTCCTTGTGTAATCCGCGTTAGCTCTCCAGTATTAATGTCAACTTCATAAATATCAGCTAAACCGTAATCGTCATTCTCTCTTGTTGCTGAAATAATAACCCTATTACCGTTTGTTGCAATATCAGTAATATCAAAGTTTCCAGAAACAATTTTTCTCAACTCTTTGTTATACAAGAAGAGGGATTGCCTAGTCCAGAATAAACCTTTACCATCGAATCTATACTTTAACTTATCGCTCACGAAATAGGTACTAGGTTTTACTTTCTCCTCTCCAATAATCAAAATTCCATTCTTATGAAATAGGTATTTGTGAATTTTACCTAAAGAGAGTATTTCTTCTGGTTCTCCGTAAGGTCTTTGTCTTATTAATTTAGCTTCTCTTCTACTTCCCTTTACATAATACAAAAAACCGTCATAATAAGAGGGTGAAGATTCATTACCGCCGAAAGTTATTCTCTGTTTATTTAAGTAAATGGCCGATTTGTATTTCTCGTTCTCAATCCACGTCTCTACATGAAGTAAGCCAATTTCGTTCAATTTAACATCTGATATTAACCTTATTGAGTATGCCTCTTCTGGCGTCATGCTTTTATATAGTTTTTCGTTTTTTTAAATATGACTATTAAAAGGAGAGGCGAAGTATTAAAAATTTCATTTTCAGCTTTCTTCGCAGATTTAGGTTATCAAGCGGCTGTAGCATCTTTTCCTATAATCTTCGTCTTCTACTTCCACGCTCCAATTTTTCTATACGGTATTGCAGAAGCCTTAAACTACGGCGGGGGAAGTTTAATGTCTATCCTTGGAGGTTATTTAGCTGACAAATATGGAAGGAAACTAATAGCAGTAATTGGTAATGCGTTAATTATTATTCTGTCTTTTACTGGTCTTGCAGTAAATTACATAGAAGCCTTATTTTTATTTATGTTTGGTTGGTGGTTTAGGAATTTTAGAACTCCAGCTAGGAGGGCTATGCTTTCCGAAGTTACAGAAGAGAGTGAAAGAAAGGAGGCTTATGGTATCCTACACGCTTTAGATATTGCTGGTGCGACATTAGCTGTTGCATACTTAAGTATTGCATTATACTTTGGGATAAAAGCTACAGAGATTTTGATCTTTACCTCTATCCCGCTAATAATTTCTACTTTATTTTTAGTGTTTGTAAGAGCTGGCGGAAAAGGTATTCCGAGAAAGCCAAGTAAAGTTGCTTTAACTATTGTAATTTCTACTATGTTCTTTGCTTTTACCCAATATAGTTTTGGATTCCCAATAATTACAACAGAAGAATTTACTAGAAAGTTCTACCTCGCAACATTAACGTATGGAGTATTCCTAGCTTCATCTTCTTTATTTGGATATATATTTGGAAAAATAAAACTTGAAGAATTTAAAGGTTTAGCGTTCTTGGGATACCTTTTGGCCGGATTTACTTCATTCGGATTTGCTTTTCTCTCCCCTCTAGGTATTATATCAATATATCCCTTATCTATAATAATGGGTATTGCTGTAGCATCTACAGAAACCTTTGAACCAACAATAATTTCGAAACTATCGAGAGGCGAAACTGGTACAGCTATGGGTGCTTTATCTTTTGGAAGAAGTATTGGAGTTCTAATAGGGAATAGTATAATGGGATTCCTTTATCAATACAGTTACTTTTACTCTTACATTTTTGCTGGGACAATGGGTATTATAGCATTCCTAATAGTCTTTACAGTCCTACTCAATAAAGGGTAGAATCGATGATGATTACTTCTCCATGGAGTGTGAAGAATTAATGAATTAATAGTCCATGTGAAATAACAGTTGAAACAAATCTTAGGTATGCGATATTTGTAATCTCTTAATAAGAAAAAAAGATAAAAAGTAAAGATTTTATAGTTTGTTACAAAGTGATAGTGTGATGTCTGAAACTATTAGAGTATCAAAAGAGGTAAAAAAGAATTGTTAAAGATAATGGGAGAGCTCCAAATAGAAAGGGGAGAAAGAGTAGACTTTGATGATGTTATAGAATATTTGCTTTTGTTATATAAAGGAAAAATCCTGAAATTTTAAGGAAAATAGTTGGTTTAGTACCTAACATATCACCTGAAGACGTAAAGGAAGAGAGGAGAAAAGAACTTGAGCATGAAAAAGAGAAGTATGGTATTTGATTCTGGAGTAGTTATAGATATTCTTTTAGGAAATAACGAAGGAAAGAAAATAGAAAGATTTATAGAAGAAAACTTAGATGAAATTATTATAAACGAATTAAACCTAGAGGAAATTAAATATATAGTATGCAGAAAGAATAACATAGAGAAAGCTGAAGAAGTCGAAGTATTTTTAAAATCAAGTGGATATTTTAATATATTTCCTCTTGCTAAGATAAGAGGAGAAATATATAGATTAAAATGTAAATATACAATATCTTTAGCAGATGCAAGTAGTATTGCCACTGCTAAAATTCTAGGAATATCAGTATTATTTAGGAGATTATTTAGGAGAGAAAAGGAAATAGAGCCATTTAAAAAAGAGCTCAATGTGATCTTCACAGATGAACTAGTTTAGAAGAGCAAGATTTTTCATTAAAAAGAGCATCTATAATTCTAGGTTAAGCTTCGTCGATTACTAAAAAGAAATGAAGTGAGAGATAAAAATCCAATCATATGCTACATATTGAATTAATATAAAAGCTATATCATTTATTATTAAGTTATAAATTCTGAGAAATATAACAAATAAGGAAAATAAAGAAATTTATAAGATTATTGACTTAATGATTTCTTAAATTCTTCTACTGCTTTCTTAATCTCATCCATTGATGCCTCATCTTCAAGAGTGGTTATATCACCAGCACTTTGTCCCATCATAACAGCTTTTATTACTCTTCTCATTACTTTACCAGACCTAGTTTTAGGTAATTTATCTACGAAATGTACTTCTGGAGTTACTATTGCTCCCATATATTTCCTTACATGCTCTTGTATTTCTTTAGCTAATTGAGGTGAGGGCTGATAGCCTACCTTTAGTACAACGAATAGATGAACAGCTTCTCCTTTAACAGGATCTGGAATTCCTACAGCTGCAGCTTCAGCTACGGCTGGATGAGATGTTACTATTGATTCTACTTCTCCAGCACCAATTCTATGAGCAGCAACTTTAATTGTCTCATCAGCTCTACCCATTACCCATATGTAACCATCTTCATCAATCATCGCATAATCTCCAGGATAATAGATTCCAGGGAATTTACTGAAGTATGTTTTCTTTAACCTCTCATTACCTGGGTCATTCCACATACCTATCATCATCATTGGTGGGAACGGGGGTAACATAACTAAATAACCTCTTTCTCTAGGCTTAGTTTCTTTTCCTTCCTCATTAACTACAGTTACTTTATTACCGGGTAATGCAAAACCTACAGCTGGTCCAGACTTCATCGGTAAGTAAACCACTCCAGGAATATAACCAATATTAGGACCTCCGGTCTCAGTTTGCCACCACTGATGTGACATAAATACTTTTCCTCCTCCAACTACTTCTAATCCCCACTTCCATGGAGCATAATTCAATGGTTCACCGTTAGTTACAATTATTCTTAATGATGATAGATCATGCTGTTTTACGTAATCTTCACCGTATTTCATTAATGTTCTTATTGCAGTAGCCGAAGTACCAAATGTCGTCGCTCTATATTTCTCTACCATTTCTGCCCACTTATCTGGATAAGGATAATCTGGAGCACTCTCATAGATTACAATGCTCCTACCCATTACTAATGGTGAATATGTTATGTATGAGTGTCCTACAATCCAGCCAATGTCTGAAGTATTGAATAATACATCATTTTCTTGGCTTAATCCATAACTCCACAATAACATAACTGCTGTTCCTACTAGGTACCCGCCTGTACTGTGAACTATTCCCTTAGGTTTACCCGTTGTTCCAGAAGTATACAGAATGAATAGTGGTTCTGTAGCCTCAACAGGAACCGGTTCTATGTATTTATATTTTCCAACTTCGTCAAAGTACACATCTCTTCCTTCTTTGAAGGGGATTTCAGTACCCGTTCTCTTGTAAACTAAAACTTTTTGTACAGGATTTTTATCACCAAGAATGCTTAATGCTTCATCAACGGTTTTCTTTAATTCTACAAGCTTTCCTCTTCTATAGTATGCATCAGCAGTAATTACAACTTTAGCCCCAGCATCCGAAATTCTGTCAGCTAATGCCTGTGCACCGAATCCAGCAAATACAACTGTGTGTATTGCACCTAATCTTGCAACAGCTAGCTTAGCAATTACTCCTTCTGGGGTTAAAGGCATGTAAATTGTTACTCTATCGCCCTTCTTTACTCCAAGTTCCCTTAACGCATTAGCCCATCTATTAACTTCGTAAAATAAGTCTTGATACGTAACTACTTTCTTTTCTCCTCTTTCACTTTCCCAAAATATTGCAGCTTTATATTTCCTAGGGGAATTTAAATGCCTGTCTATAGCATTGAAAGAAGCATTAAGTTTTCCCCCAACAAACCATTTTGTAAGTAAACCCTCTTCTTGGACAAAAGCTTGTTTCCATGGTTCATACCATGTAATTAACTCTTCTGCTAGCTCTCCCCAGAATTTATCAGGCTCTTCAACGCTCTTTTTATATAAATATTTGTAGTATCTCATATTATAATCTGCTTTCTCCTCTAAGTTTTGTTCACCCAATTGTTGTAATTGTTCTGAGAGTTTTTCAGTCATATCTATCAGTATAAGTAATTTAAACAAGCATAAAAATCTTTTACCCTAACTGTTAAGGTTATTATAAATAGAAAAAAATAAAAATAATCTTAAAAGGAAAGAAAAAATTTTTCATGCATGAACAGTGAAGCTAGGTTAGCAAGCAGTTGGTTTATTTGGGGACTATCATACTATCTCTATTATCCTTTTGTCTCACTATTTGCTGTAAAATTTGTACAAGACGTCACTATCCTCTATTTAATATCTACAGCATTTGCAATTCCTATGCCACTTATTGGAAGTAAGTTGGCCAGAAAAATTGGTCTTGTAAAAACAATGATGTTAGGGGGTATACTCTCCGGAATAGGTCTCGTTCTTTTCTCTTTTTCAACATCTCTATCCTTTCTGATTATATCTTATGTAATTGCCTCAACGTTCTTCATATCTTTACCCAGTTACTATTCCTACATGAATAACTTAGGTAAGGGAACTATTTCAAAGATCTGGGCAATCTCTATTATACCTTCTCTTTTTACTCCTTTTATAGGCGGAATAATTGCCTCAGTTCTTGGATTAAGGGCTGTTTTCCTTATAGGCGGAATCCTTATGACTTTGACTGCACTTCCTCTAATAAGCCTTAAAGAAATTCAAATTATAAAAGACTCTCTAGTCTTTGATGTAAAACTATTAATTCCTATAGTGGTTATTTTACCTATCGCATTAGCTTTTCCATTCATATACTTAGTCCTTAAACAAAATTATTCGATGAGTTATGAAAATATTGGTCTTATAGCTACTTTAGCTGAAATGATAGGCGCATTCTTTACTTTTTTATATTCTAAGTTTGCAAGGAGATTCTTTCTATCCCTTTACCTAGTTCTTTTCTCTC from Sulfolobus sp. S-194 encodes the following:
- a CDS encoding PIN domain-containing protein; the encoded protein is MKKRSMVFDSGVVIDILLGNNEGKKIERFIEENLDEIIINELNLEEIKYIVCRKNNIEKAEEVEVFLKSSGYFNIFPLAKIRGEIYRLKCKYTISLADASSIATAKILGISVLFRRLFRREKEIEPFKKELNVIFTDELV
- the acs gene encoding acetate--CoA ligase codes for the protein MTEKLSEQLQQLGEQNLEEKADYNMRYYKYLYKKSVEEPDKFWGELAEELITWYEPWKQAFVQEEGLLTKWFVGGKLNASFNAIDRHLNSPRKYKAAIFWESERGEKKVVTYQDLFYEVNRWANALRELGVKKGDRVTIYMPLTPEGVIAKLAVARLGAIHTVVFAGFGAQALADRISDAGAKVVITADAYYRRGKLVELKKTVDEALSILGDKNPVQKVLVYKRTGTEIPFKEGRDVYFDEVGKYKYIEPVPVEATEPLFILYTSGTTGKPKGIVHSTGGYLVGTAVMLLWSYGLSQENDVLFNTSDIGWIVGHSYITYSPLVMGRSIVIYESAPDYPYPDKWAEMVEKYRATTFGTSATAIRTLMKYGEDYVKQHDLSSLRIIVTNGEPLNYAPWKWGLEVVGGGKVFMSHQWWQTETGGPNIGYIPGVVYLPMKSGPAVGFALPGNKVTVVNEEGKETKPRERGYLVMLPPFPPMMMIGMWNDPGNERLKKTYFSKFPGIYYPGDYAMIDEDGYIWVMGRADETIKVAAHRIGAGEVESIVTSHPAVAEAAAVGIPDPVKGEAVHLFVVLKVGYQPSPQLAKEIQEHVRKYMGAIVTPEVHFVDKLPKTRSGKVMRRVIKAVMMGQSAGDITTLEDEASMDEIKKAVEEFKKSLSQ
- a CDS encoding MFS transporter, whose translation is MNSEARLASSWFIWGLSYYLYYPFVSLFAVKFVQDVTILYLISTAFAIPMPLIGSKLARKIGLVKTMMLGGILSGIGLVLFSFSTSLSFLIISYVIASTFFISLPSYYSYMNNLGKGTISKIWAISIIPSLFTPFIGGIIASVLGLRAVFLIGGILMTLTALPLISLKEIQIIKDSLVFDVKLLIPIVVILPIALAFPFIYLVLKQNYSMSYENIGLIATLAEMIGAFFTFLYSKFARRFFLSLYLVLFSLIYLIYFNPMFALFFGLWEAIIPSALEESKEISPEAFGIINSFQQVGWFMGYLFSYLEFSIRTSILISSLISVILGFIFLVINKR
- a CDS encoding MFS transporter, with the translated sequence MTIKRRGEVLKISFSAFFADLGYQAAVASFPIIFVFYFHAPIFLYGIAEALNYGGGSLMSILGGYLADKYGRKLIAVIGNALIIILSFTGLAVNYIEALFLFMFGWWFRNFRTPARRAMLSEVTEESERKEAYGILHALDIAGATLAVAYLSIALYFGIKATEILIFTSIPLIISTLFLVFVRAGGKGIPRKPSKVALTIVISTMFFAFTQYSFGFPIITTEEFTRKFYLATLTYGVFLASSSLFGYIFGKIKLEEFKGLAFLGYLLAGFTSFGFAFLSPLGIISIYPLSIIMGIAVASTETFEPTIISKLSRGETGTAMGALSFGRSIGVLIGNSIMGFLYQYSYFYSYIFAGTMGIIAFLIVFTVLLNKG